One genomic region from Arcobacter sp. LA11 encodes:
- a CDS encoding SIMPL domain-containing protein: MSNLNSKSMLTLGIFIFFGLISLGYFLVESVNVYKEYDRTVTVKGLSQKDFKADIILWPIKFSTPDKDLFNLNKKIEGYTNIIVDFLEENGIKKDEINIQAPAITDKLANDYANRNFQYRYLGNRTINVYSKNVQKVRDTISKLSQLNKKGIIFNVNGYDTRVEYMFTRLNEVKPSMIEESTKKAREVALKFAKDSNSKLGKIKKARQGQFSIFNRDKNTPHIKTVRVVSSVEYYLND; encoded by the coding sequence ATGTCAAATTTAAATAGTAAATCAATGCTTACATTAGGGATTTTTATTTTTTTTGGTTTAATAAGTTTAGGATATTTTTTAGTAGAGTCTGTAAATGTTTATAAAGAGTATGATAGAACTGTAACAGTAAAAGGACTTTCTCAAAAAGATTTTAAAGCTGATATTATTTTATGGCCAATAAAATTTTCAACACCAGATAAAGATTTATTTAATTTAAATAAAAAAATTGAAGGGTATACAAATATCATAGTTGATTTTTTAGAAGAAAATGGAATCAAAAAAGATGAGATAAATATTCAAGCTCCTGCAATAACAGATAAATTAGCCAATGACTATGCTAATAGAAATTTTCAATATAGATATTTAGGAAATAGAACTATTAATGTCTATTCAAAAAATGTCCAAAAGGTAAGAGACACAATTTCAAAATTATCTCAGCTAAATAAAAAAGGAATAATATTCAATGTAAATGGTTATGATACTAGAGTAGAATATATGTTTACAAGATTAAATGAAGTAAAACCTTCAATGATAGAAGAGTCAACTAAAAAAGCAAGAGAAGTTGCTTTGAAATTTGCAAAAGATTCAAATAGTAAATTAGGAAAAATTAAAAAAGCAAGACAAGGACAGTTTTCAATTTTTAATAGGGATAAAAATACTCCTCATATAAAAACAGTTAGAGTTGTCTCTTCTGTAGAGTATTATCTAAATGATTAA
- the alaS gene encoding alanine--tRNA ligase: MDIRKEYLEFFKSKGHDVISSMPLVPEDPTLMFVNAGMVQFKDIFTGAVPKPANPTATSCQLCVRAGGKHNDLENVGYTARHHTLFEMLGNFSFGDYFKKDAIAYAWEFITVNLELPVDKLWVTIHDSDDEAYELWQAHISKDRIKRFGDKDNFWSMGDTGPCGPCSEIFYDQDAENFDSDEDYLGGEGDRFLEIWNLVFMQYEQSKEGDKIVRTSLPKPSIDTGMGLERVIAIKEGVLNNFDSSNFQPIIKKLESLAQKEATDETIGSYRVIADHLRANSFMLSQGILFGNEGRPYVNRRIMRRAVRHGYLLGFRKPFLAQLFDTLCEIMGKHYTDLVEQKDYIKEQLTLEEERFIKTIDTGMSIFNEELKNTKEVFSGAVAFKLYDTYGFPLDLTEDMLRDKNLKVDINKFNSLMDAQKAKAKAAWKGSGDASTEGDFKQLLEKYGVNEFVGYENNTHKTKIVTLLDENFKEISTLEKGNTGWVMLEQTPFYATSGGQNGDIGALEDNEHIAIIEGTEKFHGLNLSKITVENSNINAGEEVEAVVVNRYEVAKHHSATHLLQSALKMVLGDTVSQAGSLNDSVRLRFDFTYPKAMTKSQVEEVEDLVNSMIARGIKGSVEELPIEEAKKKGAIAMFGEKYGDMVRVVDFTDVSVEFCGGTHVKNSADIGSFYITKESGVSAGVRRIEAVCGGAAIKYTKDIINKMNQVEAEVKNNDPILGIKKLKEQIKELKKEVEVAQSQTTAPIKEELIGDIKVVVDIVENGDIKKIVDDMKNANEKLAILLLQPKGEKVMLVAGSKNTSIKAGDWIKNVAPVVGGGGGGRPDFAQAGGKDVSKIEDAKQTALEFAKGFIKGNG, translated from the coding sequence ATGGATATTAGAAAAGAGTACTTAGAGTTTTTTAAAAGTAAAGGGCATGATGTAATTTCTTCAATGCCTTTAGTTCCTGAAGATCCGACACTGATGTTTGTTAACGCAGGTATGGTTCAATTCAAAGATATTTTCACAGGTGCAGTTCCAAAACCTGCAAACCCAACTGCCACATCATGCCAATTATGTGTAAGAGCTGGTGGCAAACATAATGACCTTGAAAATGTAGGTTATACAGCACGTCACCACACACTATTTGAGATGTTAGGTAACTTCTCTTTTGGAGATTACTTCAAAAAAGATGCTATTGCTTATGCATGGGAATTTATTACAGTTAATCTTGAATTACCTGTTGATAAACTATGGGTTACTATTCATGATAGTGATGATGAAGCTTATGAATTATGGCAAGCTCATATTTCAAAAGATAGAATCAAAAGATTTGGAGATAAAGATAACTTCTGGTCTATGGGAGATACAGGTCCATGTGGTCCATGTTCTGAAATATTTTATGACCAAGATGCTGAAAACTTTGATTCTGATGAAGATTACTTAGGTGGAGAAGGAGATAGATTCTTAGAAATTTGGAATCTTGTATTTATGCAATATGAGCAGTCTAAAGAAGGTGATAAAATTGTAAGAACTTCTTTACCAAAACCATCTATTGATACAGGTATGGGACTTGAAAGAGTTATTGCTATTAAAGAAGGTGTTTTAAATAACTTTGACTCATCTAATTTCCAACCTATTATTAAAAAATTAGAAAGTTTAGCCCAAAAAGAAGCTACAGATGAAACTATTGGTTCATACAGAGTAATTGCTGACCATTTAAGAGCGAATTCATTTATGTTATCACAAGGTATTCTTTTTGGAAATGAAGGTAGACCTTATGTAAATAGAAGAATCATGAGAAGAGCTGTTAGGCATGGATACCTTTTAGGATTTAGAAAACCTTTTTTAGCACAACTTTTTGACACTTTATGTGAAATTATGGGTAAACACTACACTGATTTAGTAGAGCAAAAAGATTATATAAAAGAGCAATTGACACTTGAAGAAGAGAGATTCATTAAAACAATTGATACTGGAATGTCAATTTTTAATGAAGAACTAAAAAATACAAAAGAAGTATTCTCTGGTGCAGTTGCATTTAAACTTTATGATACTTACGGTTTTCCATTAGACCTAACAGAAGATATGTTAAGAGATAAGAATCTAAAAGTTGATATTAATAAATTTAATTCACTAATGGATGCACAAAAAGCAAAAGCAAAAGCTGCATGGAAAGGTAGTGGAGATGCTTCAACAGAAGGTGATTTTAAACAATTACTTGAAAAATACGGTGTAAATGAATTTGTAGGATATGAGAACAATACACATAAAACAAAAATAGTTACACTATTAGATGAGAACTTCAAAGAAATTTCTACACTTGAAAAAGGCAATACTGGATGGGTTATGTTAGAGCAAACTCCATTTTATGCAACTTCAGGTGGACAGAATGGTGATATTGGAGCATTAGAAGATAATGAGCATATCGCAATTATTGAAGGAACTGAAAAATTCCATGGTTTAAACTTATCAAAAATAACAGTTGAAAACTCAAATATTAATGCAGGAGAAGAAGTAGAAGCTGTTGTTGTAAACAGATACGAAGTTGCAAAACATCACAGTGCAACACATTTACTTCAAAGTGCTTTAAAAATGGTTCTTGGAGATACAGTTTCACAAGCAGGTTCGTTAAATGATTCAGTTAGATTAAGATTTGATTTTACATATCCAAAAGCTATGACAAAAAGTCAAGTAGAAGAAGTAGAAGACTTAGTAAATTCAATGATTGCAAGAGGGATTAAAGGAAGTGTGGAAGAACTTCCAATTGAAGAAGCAAAGAAAAAAGGTGCAATTGCTATGTTTGGCGAAAAATATGGTGATATGGTAAGAGTAGTTGACTTTACTGATGTATCTGTTGAATTTTGTGGAGGAACTCATGTAAAAAATAGTGCTGATATTGGTTCTTTTTATATAACTAAAGAATCTGGTGTATCAGCAGGAGTTAGAAGAATTGAAGCTGTATGTGGTGGAGCTGCAATTAAATATACAAAAGATATCATAAATAAAATGAACCAAGTTGAAGCAGAAGTTAAAAATAATGACCCTATTCTTGGTATCAAAAAATTAAAAGAACAAATTAAAGAGTTAAAAAAAGAAGTTGAAGTTGCGCAAAGTCAAACAACAGCACCAATTAAAGAAGAGCTAATTGGAGATATTAAAGTAGTTGTTGATATTGTTGAAAATGGTGATATCAAAAAAATTGTTGATGATATGAAAAATGCAAATGAAAAACTTGCAATATTATTACTTCAACCAAAAGGTGAAAAAGTAATGTTAGTTGCTGGTTCAAAAAACACTAGTATTAAAGCTGGTGATTGGATTAAAAATGTTGCTCCAGTTGTTGGTGGTGGAGGTGGTGGAAGACCAGACTTTGCCCAAGCAGGCGGTAAAGATGTATCTAAAATTGAAGATGCTAAACAAACTGCTTTAGAGTTTGCAAAAGGCTTTATAAAAGGAAATGGTTAA
- the trxA gene encoding thioredoxin, protein MGKYTDLTPENFEEVTNAGVSLVDFWAPWCGPCRMIAPVIEELAEEFEGKANICKVNTDEQQDLAVKYGIRSIPTIIFMKDGEIVDQMVGASSKQAFADKINSLL, encoded by the coding sequence ATGGGTAAATATACAGATTTAACTCCAGAGAACTTTGAAGAAGTAACAAATGCTGGTGTATCTTTAGTAGACTTTTGGGCTCCATGGTGTGGACCTTGTAGAATGATTGCTCCAGTGATTGAAGAATTAGCTGAAGAGTTCGAAGGAAAAGCAAATATTTGTAAAGTAAATACAGATGAGCAACAAGACTTAGCTGTTAAGTATGGTATTAGATCTATTCCAACAATTATCTTTATGAAAGATGGAGAAATTGTTGATCAAATGGTAGGTGCTTCATCTAAACAAGCATTTGCTGATAAAATTAACTCATTATTATAA